In a single window of the Nicotiana tomentosiformis chromosome 8, ASM39032v3, whole genome shotgun sequence genome:
- the LOC104114178 gene encoding uncharacterized protein, whose amino-acid sequence MADFSFLSDDSDNEKAVNELLSQAMDQSVLEQVAAINCSGFNDSLLPTQLETRFRKLKSLPTTSSKPYTLTKSSRSFCSSEFPKTKKSYDDDDNEKIEGTPVQEKGSEVNLGHGFVQENVKNDVYTKTPVEEKGFEVNLEHEFVKKQTKSKVHSNKDDAFTKSADGKKGKKSKSLSGSMSSDSWEFSKDCLSPPMKTGCFWCSPMKKGSNKKGKENRGMKWGKNDDDDEFLSDLSAFSLKNQEKLMKKAMMEQEKINREAEKIVKWAKQASARLDISSIEDELSDDDTFK is encoded by the coding sequence ATGGCAGATTTCTCATTTCTTTCTGATGATAGCGACAATGAAAAAGCAGTAAATGAACTCCTTTCTCAAGCGATGGACCAATCTGTTCTTGAACAAGTTGCTGCTATAAACTGCTCTGGCTTTAATGACTCTCTCCTCCCCACTCAGCTTGAAACTCGCTTTCGCAAACTCAAATCACTTCCAACAACATCCTCAAAACCCTATACTCTCACAAAAAGTTCTAGAAGTTTCTGTTCCTCGGAGTTCCCAAAAACCAAGAAAAGTTATGATGATGACGACAATGAGAAAATTGAAGGAACCCCAGTTCAGGAAAAGGGTTCAGAAGTGAATTTGGGGCATGGGTTTGTTCAAGAAAATGTTAAAAATGATGTTTATACAAAAACCCCAGTTGAGGAAAAGGGTTTTGAGGTGAATTTGGAACATGAATTTGTTAAAAAACAAACAAAATCAAAGGTTCATTCGAATAAAGATGATGCTTTTACAAAATCCGCAGATGGAAAAAAGGGGAAAAAGTCAAAATCTTTGTCCGGTTCAATGTCATCAGATTCTTGGGAATTTTCAAAGGATTGTTTGTCTCCACCAATGAAAACTGGGTGCTTTTGGTGTTCACCTATGAAGAAGGGGTCTAATAAAAAGGGGAAAGAGAATCGGGGTATGAAATGGGGGAagaatgatgatgatgatgagtttTTATCGGATTTGAGTGCGTTTTCGTTGAAAAATCAAGagaagttgatgaagaaagcTATGATGGAGCAAGAAAAGATTAATAGAGAAGCTGAAAAGATTGTTAAGTGGGCGAAGCAAGCATCTgctagattggatatttctagcaTTGAAGATGAGCTCAGTGATGATGACACTttcaaatga